The following coding sequences lie in one Musa acuminata AAA Group cultivar baxijiao chromosome BXJ1-8, Cavendish_Baxijiao_AAA, whole genome shotgun sequence genomic window:
- the LOC135587732 gene encoding 36.4 kDa proline-rich protein-like, with product MDSSNLSALLLIFMLVISSSPLSLACGYCPPSTPKTPKGPITVPPIIVNPPITVPPIVVRPPITVPPIVVNPPITVPPIIVNPPITVPPIVVRPPITVPPIVVKPPITVPPIIVRPPITVPPITLPPIIVKPPITLPPIIVKPPITVPPITVPPVIGGGKPPGTGTAGCPPPPAPAKQCPVDAVKFGTCLYILGSPVHIGDPAVTCCPIVEGLEGLEAALCVCTTIKGMFMGMDFLFPLAIQLLVTGCGKSIPPGYTCPS from the coding sequence ATGGACTCCTCCAACCTCTCAGCTCTCCTTCTCATCTTCATGCTCGTCATTtcctcctcccctctctctcttgcCTGTGGCTACTGTCCTCCTTCTACTCCCAAGACCCCGAAAGGACCCATCACCGTGCCTCCCATCATCGTCAACCCACCCATTACCGTGCCTCCCATCGTCGTCAGGCCGCCCATCACCGTGCCTCCCATCGTCGTCAACCCACCCATCACCGTGCCTCCCATCATCGTCAACCCACCCATCACCGTGCCTCCCATCGTCGTCAGGCCGCCAATCACCGTGCCTCCCATCGTCGTCAAGCCGCCCATCACCGTGCCTCCCATCATCGTCAGGCCGCCCATCACCGTGCCTCCCATCACGTTGCCTCCCATCATCGTCAAGCCGCCCATCACGTTGCCTCCCATCATCGTCAAGCCACCCATCACAGTACCGCCTATCACGGTGCCACCAGTCATCGGTGGCGGGAAGCCACCTGGGACCGGAACCGCCGGCTGCCCACCGCCACCAGCACCAGCGAAGCAATGCCCGGTCGATGCCGTCAAGTTCGGTACCTGCCTGTATATCCTCGGCTCGCCAGTGCACATCGGCGACCCGGCCGTCACCTGCTGCCCGATAGTGGAAGGCCTCGAGGGGTTGGAAGCGGCACTGTGTGTGTGCACCACCATCAAAGGCATGTTTATGGGCATGGACTTCCTGTTTCCCCTGGCTATCCAATTGCTTGTGACCGGCTGTGGCAAGTCAATCCCTCCCGGTTATACTTGTCCCTCTTAA